From Fluviicola sp., the proteins below share one genomic window:
- a CDS encoding PP2C family protein-serine/threonine phosphatase, with amino-acid sequence MKAETRIANLESQVELGEFRLNSLLELTRAIATNQSIEQIVRMFEFVMREQLGFDHFLLFNKENHWSPLLKVGLKNKLKDVSVEKELYRFREITVIESSYSAIIDEFDIIVPVFHKDKPLAYLLIAGIEGSGMRKSETLADMRFVQTLTNMVVMAIENKRMAREELKRERLKKELEVASEMQKLLFPSDLPSNKQMDISAKYIPRHEVGGDYYDFIPLGDNKYVICIADVSGKGISAAMLMANFQATIRTFYSTVHQIRPFSLEFLIEELNKKVMTSAKGEKFITFFIAVYNAETRELDYVNAGHNQPIITNGKEPKLLDIGCVGLGMFDEMPFIQVGKEVLKPNTTLILYTDGVVELENEKNSHFELDRLIKIYHNFYRLSMEDMNNIVFSKLDEWRGNRKLVDDTAIFSCRFF; translated from the coding sequence ATGAAGGCAGAAACCCGCATAGCGAATTTAGAATCACAGGTTGAGTTGGGAGAATTCCGGTTAAATTCTTTACTGGAATTAACTCGGGCAATTGCTACCAATCAAAGTATTGAGCAAATTGTGCGGATGTTTGAATTCGTTATGCGCGAACAATTAGGTTTTGACCACTTTCTGTTATTTAATAAAGAAAATCACTGGAGCCCGCTTTTAAAAGTCGGGTTGAAAAATAAGCTCAAAGATGTTTCCGTTGAAAAAGAATTGTACCGGTTTCGCGAAATTACGGTCATAGAATCGAGTTATTCTGCAATTATCGACGAATTCGACATCATTGTTCCCGTATTTCATAAGGATAAACCGCTGGCTTATTTGTTGATTGCGGGAATAGAAGGCTCGGGTATGCGAAAATCCGAGACTTTGGCGGATATGCGCTTTGTTCAAACGCTTACCAACATGGTTGTTATGGCGATCGAAAACAAGCGAATGGCTCGGGAAGAACTCAAAAGAGAGCGCTTGAAAAAGGAACTGGAAGTTGCTTCGGAAATGCAGAAATTGCTCTTTCCTTCGGATTTGCCGTCCAATAAACAAATGGATATTTCGGCGAAGTATATCCCACGTCACGAAGTAGGAGGAGATTACTACGATTTTATTCCCCTGGGAGACAATAAATATGTGATTTGTATTGCGGATGTTAGTGGAAAAGGAATCAGCGCCGCGATGTTAATGGCCAACTTCCAGGCCACTATCCGGACGTTTTACTCAACCGTTCATCAAATTCGCCCTTTTTCCCTGGAATTTCTTATTGAAGAATTGAACAAAAAGGTCATGACGAGTGCGAAAGGTGAAAAGTTCATCACTTTCTTCATTGCAGTGTACAATGCAGAGACACGAGAATTGGACTACGTAAATGCCGGACATAACCAGCCCATTATCACCAATGGAAAAGAACCGAAATTACTGGATATCGGATGTGTCGGTTTGGGAATGTTTGATGAAATGCCCTTTATTCAGGTAGGAAAAGAAGTACTCAAACCTAATACAACCTTGATTCTTTATACGGACGGGGTGGTGGAATTGGAAAATGAGAAAAACAGTCATTTTGAATTGGATCGCCTGATTAAAATTTACCACAATTTCTACCGCCTGAGTATGGAAGATATGAATAACATTGTGTTTTCCAAACTGGATGAATGGAGGGGGAATCGTAAATTAGTGGATGACACCGCGATATTTTCCTGCAGATTCTTCTGA
- a CDS encoding LpxD N-terminal domain-containing protein has translation MKIGSIHTVGAIAQFLGREVVGDASLIVTGINEIHRVEPGDLVFVDHPKYYDKALNSAASFVLIDREVPVPEGKALIISPEPFDDYNKLTKKFSPYRPQMSMTGENCQIADSAHLSPNCFIGHDVIIGENVTIHPGAYIGDGTVIEENVIIGPNAVIGHYAFYYKKKPTGYDRMHSCGFVYIERNAEIGAGSTIDAGVSAITRIGEGTKIDNLVQIGHDTIIGKNCLFASQVGIAGCCTIGDNVTLWGQVGCASGITIEDGVVVLAQSGIGKNLEAGKTYFGSPCDEAKLKMRELFVLKNLAEPKK, from the coding sequence ATGAAAATCGGAAGTATACATACAGTTGGTGCAATCGCACAATTTTTGGGCAGGGAAGTAGTTGGAGATGCGTCTCTGATTGTTACGGGAATCAATGAAATCCACAGGGTTGAACCTGGAGATCTGGTTTTCGTGGATCACCCGAAATATTATGATAAAGCCCTCAATTCAGCGGCTTCATTTGTTTTGATTGACCGGGAAGTTCCCGTTCCGGAAGGAAAAGCACTGATTATTTCCCCGGAACCTTTCGACGATTATAACAAACTGACTAAAAAGTTTTCGCCCTACAGGCCGCAGATGTCGATGACCGGGGAAAACTGCCAGATAGCAGATTCAGCACATCTTTCTCCGAATTGTTTTATTGGTCACGATGTAATTATCGGTGAAAATGTGACGATCCATCCGGGAGCTTATATCGGAGACGGAACTGTTATTGAGGAAAATGTGATCATAGGTCCGAATGCGGTGATCGGCCATTATGCCTTTTATTACAAAAAGAAACCGACCGGCTATGACCGCATGCACAGTTGCGGATTTGTTTACATCGAAAGAAATGCAGAAATAGGTGCAGGATCAACCATTGATGCCGGAGTTAGCGCAATTACAAGGATCGGTGAGGGAACAAAAATTGATAACCTGGTCCAGATCGGACATGATACGATTATCGGGAAAAATTGCCTTTTCGCATCCCAGGTTGGAATTGCAGGTTGCTGCACCATCGGTGACAATGTTACTTTGTGGGGCCAGGTTGGCTGTGCTTCCGGGATTACGATCGAAGATGGAGTAGTTGTTTTGGCTCAATCCGGTATCGGGAAGAACCTGGAAGCCGGAAAAACATACTTCGGTAGTCCGTGTGATGAGGCTAAACTAAAAATGCGTGAATTGTTTGTGTTGAAAAATCTTGCAGAGCCGAAGAAATAA
- a CDS encoding thiamine pyrophosphate-dependent enzyme, whose translation MADTLSKTMKSTVKTSKDVLLKAFRLMATAKTLAEKYEANKEVTAKYVHATSRGHEAIQLAVGLQLKPQDWVSPYYRDDSILLGIGMTPYELMLQVFAKKDDPFSGGRTYYSHPSLKRDNMPKIPHQSSATGMQAIPTTGIAMGIQYKEKTGLAEDFNGENPVVVCSLGDASCTEGEVSEAFQMAALKQFPIVYLVQDNGWDISANAAETRAQDISHYAQGFKGIEVRTIDGSDFDLSFQTVQEVFDIVRKERRPFIIHAKVPLLGHHTSGVRKEWYRDDLEEAATRDPYPKLKEIIRELEGEADIINIEADVRKLVDEDYEKALNAEDPAPESVTDFIFAPTPVTEEKGEREPAGKKKTVMVDSALFAVREIMSEHPEALLYGQDVGGRLGGVFREAATLAQTFGDDRVFNTPIQEAFIIGSTVGMSAVGLKPFVEVQFADYIWPGLNQLFTEVSRSNYLSNGKWPVSCVIRVPIGAYGSGGPYHSSSVESVLANIRGIKVVYPSTGADLKGLLKAAYYDPNPVVILEHKGLYWSKIPGTEGAMSIEPDEEYIIPIGKARIVQEASESAVKNGESCVVITYGRGVYWTLEASKQFDGRVEVLDLRSINPLDMKAIAASVEKHGKALLVTEESVEASFTLGLAGRIQRDCFKHLDAPIGIVGAVDTPAIPLNSTLEAELLPNADKVQKALEQLLNY comes from the coding sequence ATGGCAGATACTCTTTCGAAGACCATGAAATCTACTGTTAAAACAAGCAAAGATGTTTTGTTGAAAGCCTTTCGTTTAATGGCAACCGCAAAAACATTGGCTGAGAAATATGAGGCAAATAAAGAAGTTACAGCAAAATATGTTCATGCTACATCCAGAGGACATGAGGCGATTCAGCTTGCTGTAGGTTTGCAGTTGAAACCACAGGATTGGGTTTCTCCTTACTATCGGGATGACAGTATTCTTTTGGGAATCGGAATGACTCCTTATGAGTTGATGCTTCAGGTTTTTGCCAAAAAAGACGATCCATTCTCAGGAGGAAGAACTTATTATTCGCATCCATCTTTGAAACGGGATAATATGCCAAAAATCCCGCATCAGTCTTCAGCGACAGGTATGCAGGCTATTCCGACAACCGGAATTGCAATGGGGATTCAATACAAGGAAAAAACCGGTCTAGCGGAAGATTTTAACGGTGAAAACCCGGTTGTGGTTTGTTCTTTGGGGGATGCTTCCTGTACGGAAGGTGAAGTTTCCGAAGCATTCCAAATGGCAGCTCTGAAGCAATTCCCGATTGTTTACCTGGTTCAGGATAACGGATGGGATATTTCTGCAAATGCAGCGGAAACAAGAGCTCAGGATATCAGTCATTACGCACAAGGATTCAAAGGGATCGAGGTAAGAACAATAGACGGAAGTGATTTTGATCTTTCGTTTCAAACTGTTCAGGAGGTTTTTGATATTGTTCGAAAAGAAAGAAGACCATTCATTATTCATGCAAAGGTTCCGCTTTTAGGGCATCATACATCGGGAGTGCGAAAAGAATGGTACCGGGATGATCTGGAAGAAGCTGCAACGCGTGATCCGTATCCGAAATTGAAGGAAATTATTCGTGAACTGGAAGGCGAAGCGGATATCATTAATATTGAAGCTGACGTTCGGAAATTGGTCGACGAAGATTATGAAAAGGCTTTAAATGCAGAAGATCCTGCACCGGAAAGCGTTACCGATTTTATTTTCGCTCCTACTCCCGTTACTGAAGAAAAAGGAGAACGTGAACCTGCCGGAAAGAAAAAAACGGTAATGGTCGATAGCGCATTGTTTGCAGTGCGTGAGATTATGTCCGAGCATCCGGAAGCATTGCTTTACGGCCAGGATGTCGGTGGACGCTTGGGAGGCGTTTTCAGAGAAGCAGCTACACTCGCTCAAACATTTGGTGATGATCGCGTGTTTAATACTCCAATTCAGGAAGCATTTATTATTGGTTCTACTGTCGGTATGTCGGCTGTAGGATTGAAGCCATTTGTAGAAGTTCAGTTCGCAGATTATATTTGGCCGGGATTGAATCAGTTGTTTACTGAGGTTTCCCGTTCCAACTATTTGTCGAATGGAAAATGGCCGGTTAGCTGCGTAATCCGTGTTCCGATCGGAGCTTATGGTTCGGGTGGGCCATATCATTCTTCCAGTGTGGAGTCGGTTTTGGCAAATATTCGTGGGATCAAAGTGGTTTATCCTTCTACCGGTGCGGATCTGAAAGGTTTATTGAAAGCGGCATATTATGATCCGAATCCGGTGGTAATATTGGAGCACAAAGGATTGTACTGGTCTAAAATTCCTGGTACTGAAGGTGCTATGTCGATTGAGCCTGATGAAGAATACATCATTCCGATCGGTAAGGCGCGTATTGTACAGGAAGCTTCGGAATCTGCAGTTAAAAACGGGGAGTCATGTGTGGTGATTACATACGGACGAGGTGTTTATTGGACATTGGAAGCTTCCAAACAATTTGATGGAAGAGTGGAAGTTTTGGATTTGCGTTCCATCAATCCATTGGATATGAAGGCTATTGCTGCTTCCGTAGAAAAGCACGGAAAGGCTTTGCTGGTAACAGAAGAGTCTGTTGAAGCATCCTTTACGCTTGGTTTGGCCGGAAGAATTCAAAGAGATTGTTTTAAACACCTGGATGCTCCGATAGGAATTGTCGGGGCTGTTGATACACCTGCTATTCCGTTGAATTCGACATTGGAGGCTGAACTGTTGCCGAATGCAGATAAAGTGCAGAAAGCTCTGGAACAACTATTAAATTACTAA
- a CDS encoding Fic family protein, with protein sequence MKEIIRNARKTKGMRSRELASLLGVDQSLISKFENGKRMPSEAQLIQISNILGINLNELMKAWLTQKVLVEVKQYSFADEVLTMVQEELASYYPERKFEDLSIEKTLGEIDDLKKQLDQIREFENHRITEALELEYTFESNRIEGNTLTLRETDLVINKGLTVSGKSMREHLEAINHDDAIHYVKELISKDAVITRRELLGIHNLVLRGILPEDAGRFRRIQVMIQGSGHMPPAPYLVEKQMEDYFIWYERNRLSLHPIVLAAEMHERLVTIHPFIDGNGRTSRLIMNMILLQHGFVIANIKGDNTSRYSYYEALDEVQTSGNKDAFIRFVAEIEKQSLERYLSILK encoded by the coding sequence ATGAAAGAAATTATCCGGAATGCTAGAAAAACAAAAGGAATGCGTTCCAGGGAACTGGCAAGTTTGCTAGGGGTGGATCAATCCTTGATTAGTAAATTCGAGAACGGTAAACGAATGCCATCTGAAGCACAACTGATTCAGATTTCAAATATTCTTGGGATTAATTTGAATGAATTGATGAAAGCATGGCTGACACAGAAGGTTTTAGTAGAAGTAAAACAATATTCATTTGCAGATGAGGTATTGACAATGGTTCAGGAAGAACTGGCAAGTTATTATCCTGAAAGAAAGTTTGAAGATCTGTCGATTGAAAAAACATTGGGTGAAATCGATGATTTGAAGAAGCAATTGGATCAGATACGGGAATTTGAGAATCATCGTATTACGGAAGCATTGGAACTGGAATATACCTTTGAAAGTAATCGAATAGAAGGGAATACTTTGACACTCCGTGAAACCGATCTTGTGATTAATAAAGGTTTAACTGTTTCAGGGAAAAGTATGCGGGAACATTTGGAGGCAATTAATCACGATGATGCCATTCATTATGTGAAAGAACTGATTTCCAAAGATGCTGTAATTACCAGGAGAGAATTGCTGGGAATCCATAATTTGGTACTTAGAGGGATTCTTCCTGAAGATGCCGGAAGATTTCGTAGAATTCAGGTAATGATACAGGGGAGCGGGCATATGCCTCCGGCTCCATATCTTGTTGAAAAGCAAATGGAAGATTATTTCATCTGGTACGAACGGAACAGGCTAAGTTTGCATCCGATTGTGTTAGCGGCAGAAATGCACGAACGGTTAGTCACGATCCATCCCTTTATAGATGGAAACGGAAGAACATCCCGTTTAATCATGAACATGATTTTATTACAGCATGGCTTCGTGATTGCAAATATTAAAGGCGATAATACGTCCCGTTATAGTTATTATGAAGCACTTGATGAGGTTCAGACTTCCGGTAACAAAGATGCTTTTATCCGGTTTGTTGCTGAAATTGAGAAGCAAAGTTTGGAAAGATATCTTTCCATTTTGAAATAA
- a CDS encoding DPP IV N-terminal domain-containing protein, translated as MNKYFGLTVFVILGFGAVAQKKQLTLSDAVMQQNRAFRDEQCNSITWIPGTDSYVYVSNNYQTMYQASVKKTDPEQLFTIQEVNKILGSQLYSLYGFVFKSADELILNDGNNYYLLNLKTKTGSKLVSVVEEGAGAEYEMNSGSVAYTVENNLWIVNSKGEKIAVTSNTDKNIVSGQTIARSEFGISDGIFWSGKGAYLAFYQKDETNVKEYPLVDITKVPAELMNIKYPMAGQGSEKPKVGIYSVSDKKTVYISPKGAADSYLTNLCWTPDEKFVLIAEVNREQNHMWLNQYDAKTGAFVKTILEEQNDKWVEPEHPAFFPMPNSNNFVWISEKDGFNNLYYYSLDGTLIKQLTTNKFVVKDILQSINKGKEIVFSATGTSPLNTLFYAVDLNGKQRCLTLEEGTHGIVINDLNTYIIDQYSSHSVPGKVELKTITGKITKTLSVSKNKLADLQIGSADIGQIKAEDGSVLYTRLIKPSNFDPNKKYPVMVYVYGGPHAQMITNSWLDGANLWMYWMAEQGYLVFTLDNRGSGERGFTFESQIHRQLGVIEIKDQMKGIDYLRSLAYVDTSRFAVHGWSFGGFMTTSLMLKQAETFKVGVAGGPVTDWKYYEVMYGERYMDRPEENAKGYEETSLFSHVNKLKGDLLLIHGTVDDVVVPQHNDALIKKFIDLGIQVDFFHYPMHKHNVIGKDRVHLIQKVLNYIIEHNQ; from the coding sequence ATGAATAAGTATTTTGGACTAACAGTATTTGTTATTCTTGGATTTGGTGCGGTTGCTCAGAAGAAGCAACTGACACTTTCGGATGCAGTGATGCAGCAAAACAGAGCTTTCAGAGACGAACAGTGTAATTCCATTACCTGGATTCCCGGAACGGATTCCTATGTCTATGTTAGCAACAATTATCAGACAATGTATCAGGCTTCTGTTAAGAAAACGGATCCGGAGCAACTCTTTACCATTCAGGAGGTGAACAAAATCCTTGGTTCACAGCTATACAGTTTGTATGGTTTTGTGTTTAAAAGTGCAGATGAACTGATCCTGAATGATGGAAACAACTATTATTTGCTGAATCTGAAAACGAAAACCGGTTCTAAGTTGGTCTCTGTGGTAGAAGAAGGTGCCGGAGCTGAATATGAAATGAATTCAGGAAGCGTAGCTTATACCGTTGAAAATAACTTATGGATAGTCAATTCAAAGGGTGAAAAAATTGCCGTTACCTCCAATACCGATAAAAATATCGTTTCGGGACAGACAATTGCCCGAAGCGAATTTGGTATTTCGGATGGGATTTTCTGGTCCGGAAAAGGAGCTTACCTGGCATTCTATCAAAAAGACGAAACCAATGTGAAGGAATATCCTCTGGTGGATATCACGAAGGTTCCTGCAGAATTGATGAATATTAAATACCCGATGGCCGGACAAGGTTCTGAGAAGCCGAAAGTTGGTATTTATTCTGTTTCAGATAAAAAAACCGTTTATATTTCACCCAAAGGGGCAGCAGACAGTTACCTGACTAATTTGTGCTGGACTCCCGACGAGAAGTTTGTCCTGATCGCGGAAGTAAATCGTGAGCAAAACCACATGTGGTTAAACCAGTACGATGCAAAAACAGGCGCTTTTGTAAAAACCATTCTGGAAGAGCAAAATGATAAATGGGTAGAGCCAGAGCATCCTGCATTTTTCCCCATGCCGAACTCCAATAATTTCGTTTGGATTTCTGAAAAAGACGGATTTAACAATCTCTATTATTATTCCTTGGATGGTACTTTAATCAAACAATTGACTACCAATAAATTTGTGGTTAAAGATATTTTGCAATCAATCAATAAAGGAAAAGAAATCGTTTTCTCGGCAACGGGGACAAGTCCTCTAAACACTTTGTTCTATGCAGTTGACCTGAATGGGAAGCAACGTTGTTTAACATTGGAAGAAGGAACTCATGGAATTGTGATCAATGATTTGAATACTTATATTATCGATCAGTATTCCTCTCATTCTGTTCCTGGCAAAGTGGAGTTGAAGACCATTACTGGAAAAATCACAAAAACGTTATCGGTTTCGAAAAATAAACTGGCAGATCTTCAGATCGGAAGTGCAGATATCGGGCAGATCAAAGCTGAAGACGGTTCAGTTCTTTACACACGGCTTATTAAGCCAAGTAATTTCGATCCTAATAAAAAATATCCGGTAATGGTTTATGTTTATGGAGGACCGCATGCTCAAATGATCACCAATTCTTGGTTGGATGGAGCTAATTTGTGGATGTATTGGATGGCCGAGCAAGGTTATTTAGTGTTTACGTTAGATAATCGTGGTTCCGGAGAACGTGGTTTTACTTTCGAAAGTCAAATACACAGACAGTTGGGAGTTATAGAAATTAAAGATCAAATGAAAGGAATTGATTACCTGAGATCTTTGGCTTATGTCGACACCTCCCGTTTTGCTGTGCATGGTTGGTCTTTCGGTGGATTTATGACCACTTCATTGATGTTGAAACAAGCTGAAACGTTTAAAGTTGGAGTAGCCGGCGGACCGGTAACCGATTGGAAGTACTATGAAGTAATGTACGGAGAACGTTACATGGATCGACCTGAGGAAAATGCTAAGGGGTATGAGGAAACCTCTCTGTTTTCGCATGTCAATAAATTAAAAGGAGATCTATTGTTAATTCATGGAACAGTGGATGATGTAGTGGTTCCACAGCATAATGATGCGTTAATCAAGAAATTCATTGATTTAGGTATTCAAGTAGACTTCTTTCATTATCCGATGCATAAGCATAATGTAATTGGAAAAGACAGAGTACATTTGATTCAAAAAGTGCTTAACTATATTATTGAGCATAATCAATAG
- a CDS encoding DUF2461 domain-containing protein, whose protein sequence is MAYFTKDYLDFFIELAANNNKDWFDLNRKRYENSVKKPFANFVQVFIDHLAKSHPSFKDLTASECIFRINRDIRFSKDKSPYKLMCSAVVAPNGKKSKSIHGVYFEFGPEEVRVYGGVYEIEKDDLFLVREGIAHNLKEFNALITDKEFVKVFGEVRGERNKIAPKEFREEAEKQPYILNKQWYFFTAFDAELILQENLLETLDHCFQVGLPLETFFNKFIQRP, encoded by the coding sequence ATGGCATATTTTACAAAAGACTATCTTGATTTCTTTATTGAATTAGCTGCAAATAACAATAAAGACTGGTTTGATTTAAATAGAAAACGCTACGAAAATTCAGTAAAAAAACCTTTTGCGAACTTTGTTCAGGTATTTATTGATCACTTGGCAAAGTCACATCCTTCTTTTAAAGATTTAACAGCATCGGAATGCATTTTCCGAATCAACAGGGATATCCGGTTTTCTAAAGATAAATCGCCTTACAAACTGATGTGTTCCGCGGTAGTTGCACCGAATGGGAAGAAGTCTAAAAGTATTCATGGTGTTTACTTTGAATTCGGCCCGGAAGAAGTTCGTGTTTACGGAGGAGTTTATGAGATCGAAAAAGACGACTTGTTCCTGGTTCGCGAAGGAATTGCTCATAATCTGAAAGAATTCAACGCGCTGATAACAGACAAAGAATTTGTGAAAGTGTTCGGGGAAGTTCGCGGTGAACGCAATAAAATAGCTCCTAAAGAATTCAGGGAAGAAGCTGAAAAACAACCTTATATTCTCAATAAACAATGGTATTTCTTTACAGCATTCGATGCAGAATTGATTTTGCAGGAGAATCTGTTGGAAACCCTAGATCATTGTTTTCAGGTCGGTCTGCCGCTTGAAACGTTTTTTAATAAATTCATACAAAGACCTTAA
- a CDS encoding hotdog fold thioesterase: MRTPQDIVSEMMSKDAFSQWLGIRILEIEPGYCKLSMTVRPEMVNGHQTAHGGISYAISDSALAFAANSRGQKAVSIETAIAHIAPVAVNDELLVICKEINCGKTIGRYESIVYNQNQKIIAKFNGTVFRHPDLW, translated from the coding sequence ATGAGAACACCACAGGATATTGTCAGTGAAATGATGAGTAAGGATGCCTTTTCACAATGGCTAGGCATCCGAATTCTTGAAATTGAACCGGGATATTGCAAATTATCCATGACGGTTCGCCCCGAAATGGTAAACGGACATCAAACCGCTCATGGCGGAATTTCCTATGCTATTTCAGACTCTGCCCTGGCTTTCGCAGCCAATAGCCGCGGACAAAAAGCCGTAAGCATCGAAACAGCCATCGCACACATTGCACCGGTTGCTGTAAACGACGAATTACTTGTAATCTGCAAGGAAATCAACTGCGGAAAAACAATTGGACGTTATGAATCAATTGTTTATAACCAAAATCAAAAAATAATTGCTAAATTTAACGGAACCGTCTTTCGCCACCCTGACCTCTGGTAA
- a CDS encoding MarR family transcriptional regulator, with product MQNKPQYLIDLDVRLTWHKMSRMYNQRANSYGISMSVGFILLHIDREGTPSTQLGPRMGMEPTSLSRTLKTMEEKGFIRREEDKLDKRIVRIFLTEEGLKARYIARDVVFEFNNKVIERIPKEHIDIFESVVNQIQEILDEEDSNPSE from the coding sequence ATGCAAAATAAGCCCCAATACCTCATCGACTTAGATGTTCGATTAACATGGCACAAAATGTCGCGCATGTACAACCAGCGAGCAAATAGCTATGGGATTAGTATGTCCGTTGGTTTCATCCTCCTTCACATTGACCGCGAAGGAACTCCAAGTACACAATTAGGCCCGCGAATGGGAATGGAACCGACCAGTCTTTCAAGAACCTTGAAGACGATGGAAGAAAAAGGATTCATTCGCAGGGAAGAAGATAAACTCGATAAACGCATTGTTCGTATTTTCCTGACGGAAGAAGGACTGAAGGCGCGCTACATTGCCCGCGACGTGGTTTTCGAGTTCAATAATAAAGTCATCGAACGTATCCCGAAAGAACACATCGACATTTTCGAATCGGTTGTCAATCAAATCCAGGAAATTTTGGATGAAGAGGACTCCAATCCTTCGGAGTGA